The Lycorma delicatula isolate Av1 chromosome 8, ASM4794821v1, whole genome shotgun sequence DNA segment AATATCAggagtttaaagtaaaatttacccagtgtgaaatttataaaataaatttatttttattacataaatttctggagtgttttatttaatattattgttagatcaaaattatcattatgtatTTTCCATTGGGACTCTCAGTAGACTTAagaataaatctataaattaatactattattaaaattatttactttattacattttatttgtttattaggaTGATTTTTTTCAGACTATGTTCAAATCTGCTGGCAGAAGTTGTAGATAAACTGGGATTTGCTTCAGCTAAAGCACAAGGCATATTGAAATCTGTTACTAGCGCTGAACGTTTAAGAAATTCAGAACACATAGTATACTCATTTGCTGAACCAGAAGAAAATAAGTTAGTATCGCTCATACTGATATGAAAACTTCACCCAAGTGAACCCAATTCACTTAGCTCTTACTCCAGATGAGTTACCCATCATTAAATCTCTGTTGTTAACAAATGGGTTGTTTCACATGTCATATGGCAATTGGAACCATCCTGCTGAAACCATATGTCACATCGAAAACTATGCCATCCAAATACGGTCACAGAAAGTCCAATATCAACTCATGATAACATTCATCAATGACAACTACAGTGTTTCCAgcctcatttttaaaatataacaggcAGTCATTCCACCAGTATGAAATTGTCACTCATTGGGCATGCTTAAGGTTATTTTTGGGTATGCTTGGGTCATTCTTTGAATGACCCAAGGATTTTCTTTCTTTACTCCTAGTGTGACAGTTCTGCTTGTTGGCATATCCACTAAGGTGGAAATGTAGccaaagatgattttttttttagcaagatTGGCATCCACTTTCTGATTTTCAAGCACCCAGTTCATGAATGCCTGGAATTTCAAACGATTATCTGGCTTCAATGGATGCAGATGCAGATCTTTTATTGGATTAAGCTTTTTGAAATGTCCAATTACGATGACCAGTGGTGCACTGAGGTTTCATTAGATTCTGTCACACTTAACATTTACAGCAGTAATGTTTTCAGTTGACACCATTCCGAGGGGTAGTAAAGTTCTCTCTTCGTACAATATCAATTAAATGCTGGTTATTACTAAAAGATGACCaatcatggtgtgccaatgtttcagagtACAATAGTATAGCAGTACTGTGCAGACTGATCATCCAAGCTTGCTGTCACATGGCGGCTactataaaaatctaatataataactaagaaatattaaaatcaaataagaatAACCGGTCAAAGTAAATAtcattcgtaattttttttttttaatcttacgatcaataatagtttgttaaatggttttgtattttaataattatattaaggaAAGTTCTGCAGAAATATTAGATGaccttttttataaaatcggCAGGTATAAATTATGTAGTAtgacataatattataattattatacatttattattatttatattatttattatacatagtttttatacaaaagctgaagaagttatttataactcaagaaaaattaaaaaagctctACTAAAGAAGGTAGTATATAATCCCAGAGAGCACTGCGGAGATCCATTGATGATCGTGTcgtacagaaaattttacatatgtgAAATCGATccagaaatttagaaaaaaggtgCAGAGTGAGTGGGCTAATTCTAGTAGGCACTGTTGAACTATAACATGATAATTGGTGTATTTTACATGGGTAATTTTGCCGACAAATTCAGAAGTTTATTGTGAAAACCGAAAAAACTAAAGAGGTCCAAAACAAAGATGTAGTAGGATTCTCACAACGGTGTTATTTTGCATGACAGTGCACAGCCCCCACTGGacagtttttactaaaaattaacttaaacagCCAATTAAGAGATCTTCGGCTGTCCTCCTACAACCCTTGGTCTAATACTCAAGGTAGTGAAAATACCCTTCTGTTAGCGccaagttatatttttatcatacggATGAGGAGAATAACAGTCAGTTCCTCTAGcagcagaatttttttaagagttagtttattaaaaaccCGGCGTCACGATATGAGCAGTGCTGAACGTAGGTGGTGACCATGTGGAGAATTATTCTGAAGTAGATAAATTActcatatgtttaataatatcttttctttattattttttctccagGAAATCAGAAATCAATTTTCCAACAGcccgttatattttatttacattatatattatattattattttattttgctgttaaattaaaagttaatattacattttattaattagatttaatacattttttttattttaataatggttcttcatttttactttaccCGCGGGTatagaaaggaaagtatggtaatcggtccaatttgggcatatggggttttcatcggatctttacGTTTCTACACCTAATGAACTCTGGAAAAACCGGAtttaaattttccagatgttcgtaagtacgtgtgtatgttcggtgttagGTGTCGCAtcctaaatcatcttatatctcccgAACTAcgcgaccgattttgaccaaacttgggcatattacttcttttttataaggCATTGATGCCGATGAAGTTTTAGTTTAAAAGGTTCACTTAGTGagactgtaaagcaaggtcaccctcagcatctcgagatttcgcctaattatggtcttatttttcttagtacatttgttaacgattaaaaaataacaatatttcaacaaaaaaaatttgcaaaatcgcaccccccgCCCcataaaatgctctaaataaactagcggtaAAGTGGGTATAGTGTGTCATTTGTTCCCCCGTCTCACCACAACaagtgctagtgtagcactgacgtgcaGGTGCTACAGTCGTcttctatgttgtaacgtcacagatgagcggtagaattaaataaacaaataatacttaagtgtaaaaaagtatttaaagtggccgctagtaccgccacacccgcgcgaatgaagtACGATTTGAGCgcccgctttagttagaatatttGATCTTTTTTCCCGGGCgaatagaattattgaattagataaacaaaaaatattatacttaaataaaatgataagtatcTTAAATTGTGTAAGCCgggcatcagaaaaaagccgcgtggcgggaaagtcctCTCAACTGtttgtcagatttttaaaataactgttccCATGGAAACGTAAAACGTTTGCTTATAAAGTTAATGTAATACGTCTTCGTCTGACACATACAcctaaacataaacattttacattaaatcatttttttattttgtaattctgagAATGGAGTctgaaattattatctttaatactgatataaaaacGGGTCGGTGGTGGAGATATCTGGTTGCAGGTGGAGCTGGAGGTGCTGTATCCCTTACTTGCACAGCACCTTTGGagcgaattaaaatttatttacaagtaagattttttacatttattttatttatttagttctgcagtggattttttaattgctttttgtataatagaaaacttttcatgtcttttttaaaataataaacatgaaaatgaaTCTTAATATTACAAATGCCTGACTGCAGTATTTATCATGAATAAAACTTCAGTTTTTGTTATGTTTCAGAACTGgagttttatttttcaggatttttttctataaataattaggAAAGTATGATTCTCTTCTAACTGATAACAGTGAtagacaaaaaacattttatgtttctctaagtgtgataccatttgcGGACATAACAGTTttgtaaacacaatttttctatcaccttagttttaaataaattgcgctttaaaaaaacattaagggaaaatatagttaaaatctgtaaaattaataattttgcatggccatgcctgtgttagaatgatttcgctgatgcttttcttttataaatagcctcaggtacatcccgaattaatgtcaaacagtaatcggctagcatgttagtattccatttccctttatagcggctttccatcaccgaaatatcttggtggaaacgttcaccgtgttcgtcagtTACGTCTCCGAAGTTTTCCGGGAAAAAATCTAGGTGTGAgtgtagaaaatgtattttcaaagacatattacatcccatagctctgtatgaagtaatttattaacaatatcgtggtaattgtcggatttttgtttgccgagaaacgttttgtaaacttttttaaatgaagcccaagcctgcactttctacattatttaacatcgagttaaatacatcaacttttaacaactctcttatttgaggaccaacaaatattccctCTTTAATGTTTACTTCACTAagttcggaaatttctgcctgatgtgcATAAATCCGGGATTCTCCTTCTTAATTGCgtttacaaaagttttcattagtcctagcttagTCTGTGAGGTACAGACCTGATTGCAGATTACAATGAAGGTTAtcttacagtatgtttagattttttagaagttctccagacacacttgttaaacaaatgtaacaatcagttacatgattctttggttcacgccaaaccataggtacatatcATAAATATGTGactattatatgatttaattctttgtctagtattgtttatttacagcttacaaattatgttaacaaagttaaacaataaaaaatgagctaacaaaatacaatataggaggtaaaaaagcttgaaaaatgaaaaaaatcccttaattaaaattaaaaaattcttcaaaaatggtgggtaatAATAAGATTCTGAGTTCACATTTGTTTTCagtatgaaaatacaaattaaatcatGTCGCATgtcaggaaacaaaaattatgttaatcagtGTAATCATTGGTCTTCACAATGGACTCATAACTAGTTTATCAAATATAAGTGCATGCTTGTGTACAGTTTACATTCACCAAATTATTTGGTTTTGTATGGATTGAAAACTAAGAAGGATTGATTGAAAATATTCCacgaatgattttattttttagactgttttaataacattttacagtttaacttttaaataattatttaattcaattaatttttattccttttaactGCAAGAACTTGCCAAAGTTCTTAGTGAACGTGCCACTAAAAGGGAATCTTCAATCCTTTTAAGagattttttcctgaattttcgtACCAAGATCTTTATTccacaaattcaaaaataattaatattaagtaattcaataattaattaatttaataattagataaatagaaataaatatttaaaaatattttaatatttaaataattaaatgaaaaattcagaaGTAGGTCTTAAAAAAATAGTCTGTAGTAATAGAGTGAGAATAATATTCCTGGACGTGAAATCTaagaaagaaaaactgtaaaattgttCAATAAACATACTGTACTAACTATAACCATAAAAACTgatctgaataaataataaaaactgaataatattccTGGACGTGAAATCTaagaaagaaaaactgtaaaattgttCAATAAACATACTGTACTAACTATAACCATAAAAACTGATCGATCTGGAATGGATTTATTtagagtaatataaatattttttcttgtaaaataaataattactgtgtgagacttatatttaatatgtttgaagagtgagaaaaattttaatctcaaTTTCAAGTGTATGTAATAACGCAATCCCAATTTTCATGGATAATTAAAGTAGGCATCACATAAGTTGTGCAAATGAAAAGATGAGTAATTTTAAGATGATTTGTTTATAGAATTAGGAAATGGATAGTAAATGTGGAACAGATTACTAACTACTGAATTGTGggatcaataaatataatatcctATTAAGATAAATAGCACTACATTAATCAGCTCATGGAACGTGGTCAAAATCATTTTAGTTGTAGTTTCAAGTTGGTCATGTTTAACTAATTTCATTCCTccataaattacacattttaaatagtaatttattttgctaTCCTTATGAATTTACTCTTTGTACTACTGCTTAAATTATTtgtctgattttaaaaaactattgttgactgattattttttcttttttgtatgtatgaatgtgtatattattttacattaaagtttGCGTGATATGTAATTTAGTATGATTAAGAAGTTGTTTTCCTTGTTTTTAGGTTCATGGAAAAGATTCTAAAAATATGAGTACATTAGATGTTTGCAAACAAATGACAAAAGAAGGTGGTATCAGAAGCCTTTGGCGTGGCAATGGTGTTAATGTCCTTAGAGTAGCTCCTGACTCAGCAGTCAGATTTACGACATATGAAAAAGCTAAACGatttattgtcaaaaaatataatgCTGAACCTAATGATGAATCTTTCACCCATATTAGTATGGGTGAAAGATTTATCGCTGGCTCTATTGCCGGTGCAGTTAGTCAATCCATGACCTTTCCATTAGATGTAAGTTTACTTATTATGATATAactgaatacatttaaaaatagaaatgataataataatattgagtcGGTTATGTGAAAGGCCAAGTGAAGTAAAGGATGGGTGTTAGTCCTGGACTCAACCCTTTACGGGGATTATTTACTTAAGAATAAGATGATTCAgtcaaaaaataacattcactcatactagtaaaatttcttattttttgttaatattatttattataataaggttAATTTACTTATTGGATTGATGTGAGGAGTAACAGAAGTGTGCAGAGGTAAGCattgatttctttattataaaaaaaaatcttaaaatagtatcaaaaataaataaaaatttatataaaaataaatgaattataaattaaaaaacacaatagtaaaaaatatatttcatttttaaatttttgcttatGAAGTCAGAAGTCCAGAAAGCTGTCTGAAAGGCTGTCTGAAATGCAGATCTGTTTTTTTGAACTTGTTTGTGTGTAACTTTCTTGaattttgcatgaaaatactttaaaagacatcaagcattgaattaaaaaaatgaaatgtgtgtttgtttgtgtgtgtatatatagtttttttctaaAGGCATGTAGGAAAAACTTGCAATGAGACAGACTACCAGAagggaatttttttcttacaaaatgaaacaaaagaattataaaaatttgccaAGTTATGGAAAGTTCCATATTTATGGAAAAACATAACTATATAGATTGAATTGAAAACCTTCTCTTTTTtaaggtagaaaatatttatttcattttgaaaatttattaaaaatgagtgtgaaaaaaatctgaatatgcTTTCTTAAAACTGTTTTCCTCAGtacaatattatgtatatttttactttttttgaagaaataacaaaaatattctaggtacactattttaaagattaaaaataaagattctatttaaactaatttattttatggaaattttaataaactaataactgagtctaatttctgttttatactggcaaacattatgtttaatttaaacaaaaatgagttAAAGTATAGttgatgtataataaaaaaaaaaccaatgtatTTTCACAGACAGTTCTCAGACAGTGTCATCAACTGAACTGTGAACCTGCAACATTTAAGAAAGCTCTTAATTTTAGGCTGTTACTACTGGTTAGCCTTGTGGAATTATCACTGGTATtgtctgaaattattaataaaaagacatTACTTTATGTACGTGTTGaagaatttttctatttgattctccatacattatacatttaagaatattttatttttttttgtaatctaataaatgattcagaatatttaaaatgagaaCAGGTTATACAGCGAGAAGGAATTGATAATTACAttatgattttttacattcttttactGATTCCTAAGCATTTAACAAATAATGTGTGATGTATAATGGCTACCAACTTTATATAGTAACTGAGATTAATATTTGTACCTTCGaagttatcatttataaaattattagcaaatgattgaatttgttttaaattttaaattgttgtttttaggTACTGAAGACTCAATTAGCTTTGGGTAAAACCAATCAATACCGAGGAATAATTGATGCTGCAAAAAAGATATACTTAAATAAAGGTATTAGGGGTTTTTATCAAGGATATGCTCCAAGCATGGTTGGTATTGTACCATACTCAGGAATAAATCTCACTGTATATGaggtaatttttttgagtttatatatgtttaatataggTTTATTTAAGTTTACTTAAATAACTAGTAGTTCTCATTTACAACATtgacttatgatttttttttacgcttaagggatatattaattttaaaagatactgTCAAGAAACTGGTTTAGAATAGAGTAAATTTTATATCAGTTGTTAAGTGGGATACAGATTTATCACTTGTTGCTTAGAGTGCATCTAAACAGTGCATGTATTCTAACCAAAACGCATGTTGTGGTCGATCGGTTACACATTCCTTGTACAAGGAATCTATCGCTATGGAAATAATCAGTGTTGGGCAGTTGCCAAAAGAAGTTGTCTGATATCAGGGCACAAGAGGTGGATTTCCTTATGACTTCTGGTGTTctatattttaagttttccttGTATATGTTATGCAAAATTCCATGGTACGAGTATGTTTAAACTAATACATTATATAGTCACCCATAGCCAAGAttggaaaatatcaattttttgaatatgtttGACTGtgaattttatggaatttttaatcCCTGATGAGGGGAACACTTTTCATCTTCTTTAGTTACAACTAATTAATATACATGCtgtacacgcacacacacacacacacacacacacacacacacacacacacacacacacacacacacacacacacacacacacacacacacacacacacacacacacacacacacacacacacacacacacacacacacacacatatatatatatatatatatatatatatatatatatgtatattaattagcATGTATATTAATTAGTTGtaactaatagaaataaatagagagagagagagatagggagagagagagagagagatagatagagcgATATAGAGAGAGATATAGAGATAGATATAGACTTTTTTTGACTTCAAATCCTGGTaagaaagacatttttaaaatattgttacatgtTCACAGTTCGACAAGGATATTAAGATGTATTGAACTATAAACTGTCACTTTGCTAGTCCTCAGCATATTTATATCATTGTACCTAGGGACTCACCTGCAGTACCAGTACTTGACACCCACCCTTTTGTTTTGTCAAGCATAATAATTTCCATTGTTAGCACCTTCTACGCTTTTCTACATAGAAGAGGATGTCATTTCttctagatttttctttcttcattttctcccTCTTTCATCTTTCTGAAAGCTTCTCTACCTGTTACAATATGCTTGACTGTGCaggtaattaattaatcctttatttttaaaagggttaGATGATTGTTATGGTCAAGCAACCTTTTGTAATGTTTTCTGATTctgaaagtgataaattttttacttccatCTTGGTTAATTCGTTTCTTTATGACCCCATATTAatcatagttaataaaatttagtttgcgttcttttttatttatcttgttcaaatttttgggaaaatttatacaaaaattatatcagtaaTACAGCCTGTGATACAGAATTTTGTTAGATAAGGCTTTCAGGCAAAAAAAAACCAAGCAATGATGATTGTCTAGAAAAAAGGTGTATCAAGAGTATAACTTGAGGTATGGTGCAAAGTGGTTATCTGCTGACTTAAATCTAATGATtgacattatttttttggtaGAATAAGACTTAAAACTGTACTGTGtgttattttgtttctgaaattgtttttgtatttagaaATTCTATGGAAACTATACATTTTATCATATAAGTATGAAGCAATTATTGATAgtgtccaaatttttttatttaaaaggacaaGCATGGTTGAATGAagtttctaaaaacaatttttcttttatacatatgTTAAATCGCTTTCAGAATAAAGTTCCATCATCAGgagcttaaaaattttatattataa contains these protein-coding regions:
- the LOC142329512 gene encoding calcium-binding mitochondrial carrier protein SCaMC-2-A-like, which produces MNRLRLSKRIISKLRNHKSQGGFKQTKEELKRLCSNLLAEVVDKLGFASAKAQGILKSVTSAERLRNSEHIVYSFAEPEENKMESEIIIFNTDIKTGRWWRYLVAGGAGGAVSLTCTAPLERIKIYLQVHGKDSKNMSTLDVCKQMTKEGGIRSLWRGNGVNVLRVAPDSAVRFTTYEKAKRFIVKKYNAEPNDESFTHISMGERFIAGSIAGAVSQSMTFPLDVLKTQLALGKTNQYRGIIDAAKKIYLNKGIRGFYQGYAPSMVGIVPYSGINLTVYETLKNSYLDSYSDENSSTLLLLGCGAVATTCAVTFCYPLALLRTKMQAHQAVKKDSKEKCPMG